The DNA window AAGTTAGCCGCCTGCTGGAACAGGCCGAGCGCCAGCCCGCCGATGATGGCGCCGCGGTTGTTGCCGAGCCCGCCGAGCGCCACCGGCACGAAGCCGTAGAAATTCAGCAGCGCACCATTGGCGAAGAACGCCAGCAGCAACTCGCCGCCGGAAAATCCGGCAACCCCGCCGATCACCCCGGCGAGCGCGTAACTGGCGATGCGCAGATTGCGCTCGGGCAGGCCCAGCGCGCGGGCGGCGAAATTGTCCTCCGCGATCGCCAGGAACGCGCGGCCGACCAGCGTGCGGCGATAGAGATATTCGAGGCCGGTGATGGTGACCGCGCAGGCGGCGACCGGCAGCCAGAATTTTTCATCGAGGACCCCGCTGCCCCACCCGATCAGCCTGGGAAACGGCTGCGGCTCGGTGCCCCATTTGATCGCCGCCACCTGTTGGATCATCAGCGCTAGCGCCAGCGTGGACAGCACATAGAGGTGTTGGTCGAGGTTTTTCAGCACCGGCCGCACCGCGACGAATTCGGTGATGACCCCGATCACAGCGCAGCCGAACAACGTCAGCAGCAAACCGGCCCATATCGGCATGCCCAGCTTCAGTATGAACATCGAGCCGAACACGCCGCCGAGCATGGCAAGCTGGCCGGAGGTGAAGCTCATCACCCGCGA is part of the Bradyrhizobium erythrophlei genome and encodes:
- a CDS encoding branched-chain amino acid ABC transporter permease, whose protein sequence is MLASILASGLAAGAIYALVGVTYNTMFSTSRVMSFTSGQLAMLGGVFGSMFILKLGMPIWAGLLLTLFGCAVIGVITEFVAVRPVLKNLDQHLYVLSTLALALMIQQVAAIKWGTEPQPFPRLIGWGSGVLDEKFWLPVAACAVTITGLEYLYRRTLVGRAFLAIAEDNFAARALGLPERNLRIASYALAGVIGGVAGFSGGELLLAFFANGALLNFYGFVPVALGGLGNNRGAIIGGLALGLFQQAANFLVGGIFSSVAVFTLFIVVLLAAPQGLFGSATARRV